From Proteiniborus sp. MB09-C3, the proteins below share one genomic window:
- a CDS encoding AbrB/MazE/SpoVT family DNA-binding domain-containing protein, whose translation MKSTGIVRKVDELGRVVIPIELRRTLDIAERDSLEIYVDGEQIILKKYAPACIFCGQAKDITIFKGKNICPECLEELSK comes from the coding sequence ATGAAGTCAACAGGAATTGTAAGAAAAGTAGACGAGCTTGGCAGAGTAGTTATTCCAATAGAATTGAGAAGAACTCTTGACATAGCTGAAAGAGACTCTCTTGAAATTTATGTAGATGGAGAGCAAATCATTCTAAAAAAATATGCTCCAGCTTGTATATTCTGTGGACAAGCTAAGGACATTACGATTTTTAAAGGCAAAAATATTTGCCCTGAATGTCTAGAAGAACTAAGTAAATAG
- the rsmI gene encoding 16S rRNA (cytidine(1402)-2'-O)-methyltransferase, which produces MDVQGKLYICPTPIGNLEDITLRVLKVLKEVDLIAAEDTRHTIKLLNHFDIKKPLTSYHEHNKREKGKLLIQKLLNGENIALVSDAGMPGISDPGEDLIKLAIESDLEVIALPGPTASTLALVISGLPTRKFVFEGFLPSNKKERREALLSIKSEERTIILYESPYRVKALLDDMLSIFGERDIALCRELTKKYEEIFRGSIKESINRFTQDDPKGEFVIIVKGAEKTKVNSISEEWAGMTIKDHLLKYTDEGMTKKDAVKRVAEDRGLPKNEVYKESIDI; this is translated from the coding sequence TTGGATGTCCAAGGTAAGCTATATATATGTCCCACACCTATAGGAAATTTAGAAGATATTACATTAAGAGTATTAAAAGTATTAAAGGAAGTGGATTTAATAGCGGCAGAGGATACTAGGCATACAATAAAGCTACTAAACCACTTTGATATCAAAAAGCCACTTACTAGCTATCATGAGCATAATAAAAGAGAAAAGGGGAAGCTCCTCATACAAAAATTATTAAATGGAGAGAATATAGCCTTAGTATCAGATGCAGGCATGCCTGGAATTTCTGATCCTGGAGAAGACTTGATAAAGCTGGCCATAGAAAGTGACCTTGAAGTCATAGCCTTGCCAGGACCTACTGCATCAACTTTAGCCTTGGTCATATCTGGCTTGCCTACGAGGAAATTTGTGTTTGAGGGTTTTTTACCATCTAATAAAAAGGAAAGAAGAGAAGCGCTGTTAAGCATAAAAAGTGAAGAAAGAACCATTATATTGTACGAATCTCCATATAGAGTAAAGGCTTTACTTGATGATATGTTAAGCATATTTGGAGAAAGAGACATAGCCCTTTGCAGGGAACTCACTAAAAAATATGAAGAGATTTTCAGGGGAAGTATAAAAGAGTCTATAAATAGATTTACTCAAGATGATCCAAAGGGAGAATTTGTAATAATAGTTAAAGGTGCAGAAAAAACAAAGGTTAACTCTATATCAGAAGAATGGGCGGGCATGACCATAAAAGACCATCTACTTAAATATACTGACGAAGGAATGACTAAAAAGGATGCGGTGAAAAGAGTGGCAGAAGACAGAGGATTGCCTAAAAATGAAGTGTATAAGGAAAGCATCGATATATAA
- a CDS encoding tRNA1(Val) (adenine(37)-N6)-methyltransferase: protein MEQVTLRQNERIDDLQCKGLKIIQNTEGFCFGMDAVLLSNFCDIKKNSEIVDLGAGTGIIPLLIWAKNNVNKIYGIEIQEEVAEMAKRTMIMNNLEDNIEIINTNLIKAPEILGVNKFDSVTSNPPYMFQGGGLINPEDKKAISRHEITCTLEDVIKTASRLLKHNGSFFMVHRPHRIVDIFCLLRQYKLEPKKIRFVHPKVGDKPNLVLIKSVKASKPELKFEAPLYVYNDDLTFTEEIYKIYGMETR from the coding sequence ATGGAGCAAGTAACACTGAGACAAAACGAAAGAATAGATGATCTTCAATGTAAAGGACTTAAGATAATTCAAAACACAGAAGGCTTTTGTTTTGGAATGGATGCAGTACTATTATCTAATTTTTGTGATATCAAGAAAAACTCAGAAATAGTAGACTTAGGAGCAGGTACTGGTATAATACCCCTTTTAATATGGGCAAAGAATAATGTGAATAAAATATACGGCATAGAAATACAAGAAGAGGTTGCAGAAATGGCTAAAAGGACCATGATTATGAACAACCTTGAGGATAATATAGAGATAATCAATACAAATCTTATTAAAGCACCAGAAATATTAGGCGTAAATAAATTTGATTCCGTAACATCAAATCCGCCTTATATGTTTCAAGGAGGAGGCTTAATAAATCCAGAGGATAAAAAAGCCATATCTAGACATGAAATCACCTGCACATTAGAAGATGTAATAAAAACTGCCAGCAGACTATTAAAGCATAATGGCAGCTTTTTCATGGTACATAGACCCCATAGAATAGTGGATATTTTTTGTCTTCTAAGACAATATAAGCTGGAGCCTAAAAAAATTAGATTTGTACATCCAAAGGTTGGAGATAAACCAAATCTAGTATTGATAAAAAGTGTGAAGGCATCAAAGCCAGAGCTTAAATTTGAAGCTCCTCTATATGTATACAATGATGACTTGACGTTTACTGAGGAGATATATAAGATATACGGAATGGAAACGAGGTGA
- a CDS encoding 4Fe-4S binding protein, whose amino-acid sequence MAYKITDACISCGACEAECPVSVISAGDDKYVIDAEGCIECGACANVCPVDAPMPE is encoded by the coding sequence ATGGCATATAAAATTACAGATGCATGCATAAGCTGTGGAGCATGTGAAGCAGAATGTCCTGTAAGCGTTATAAGTGCAGGAGATGATAAATACGTAATAGACGCAGAAGGTTGTATTGAATGTGGGGCTTGCGCAAATGTTTGTCCAGTAGATGCACCAATGCCAGAATAA